The following are encoded together in the Lathyrus oleraceus cultivar Zhongwan6 chromosome 3, CAAS_Psat_ZW6_1.0, whole genome shotgun sequence genome:
- the LOC127131831 gene encoding uncharacterized protein LOC127131831, which produces MNQGNFSRILVRRIRCFVLDMLMFLLRYIVVLPSKKEIDFIEVKQGNMIVNDYAVKFEELSRFCLHYNGVEVGGSKCIKFESDVRPEINQFIKYQKIHQFSMLVNKCRIYDEDSCARSAHYKSISEKKSGSQNYGKPYRAPADKWNWKASGGKETSEGGIYVPNKCFMFGEIGHRTAERKSIGMICFNTQFPKPKKFQSGGKVFALSRAETTRSDNLIQDMCSINGIPLIAIIDTGVTHSFISLDCAKKLNLEISFMVWSMVIDTPTNEFEEGEDMMFMSAKQVDESLKDEARVFMIFSLLKAESKAMIGDIPVVCDFPEVFVDDISDFPPEREVEFTIDLVPGTSPVLMAPYIMFASNLSELEKQLENLVEKKFV; this is translated from the exons ATGAATCAAGGAAATTTTTCACGAATCCTTGTGAGACGAATCAG ATGTTTTGTATTAGAtatgttgatgtttttgttgaGGTATATTGTTGTTTTGCCAAG CAAGAAGGAGATAGATTTCATTGAGGTTAAACAAGGAAACATGATTGTTAATGACTATGCTGTGAAGTTTGAGGAGTTATCTAGGTTCTGCCTGCATTACAATGGGGTAGAAGTTGGAGGTTCCAAGTGTATCAAGTTTGAGAGTGATGTGCGTCCTGAGATCAATCAATTCATCAAGTACCAAAAGATTCATCAGTTTTCTATGTTGGTTAATAAGTGTAGGATCTACGATGAAGATAGTTGTGCTAGATCTGCTCATTATAAGAGTATTAGTGAGAAGAAAAGTGGAAGTCAAAATTATGGAAAACCTTATAGGGCTCCAGCTGATAAATGGAACTGGAAGGCTTCAGGTGGGAAAGAGACAAGTGAGGGAGGAATTTATGTTCCTAATAAATGTTTCATGTTTGGGGAAATAGGTCATCGTACAGCTGAGCGCAAGAGCATAGGCATGATATGTTTCAA TACTCAGTTCCCAAAGCCAAAGAAATTTCAATCTGGTGGAAAAGTTTTTGCTTTGAGTAGAGCAGAGACTACTAGATCTGATAACTTGATTCAAGATATGTGTTCCATTAATGGTATTCCTTTAATTGCTATTATTGATACGGGTGTAACACATTCGTTTATATCTCTTGATTGTGCTAAGAAGTTGAATCTAGAAATATCTTTTATGGTTTGGAGTATGGTCATTGATACCCCAACTAATG AGTTCGAAGAAGGTGAAGATATGATGTTTATGTCTGCTAAGCAAGTGGATGAGTCCTTGAAGGATGAAGCTCGAGTATTTATGATATTCTCTTTGCTGAAAGCTGAAAGCAAAGCTATGATTGGTGATATAccagtggtgtgtgattttccaGAGGTGTTCGTAGATGATATTAGTGATTTTCCTCCAGAACGCGAGGTTGAGTTTACCATAGACTTAGTGCCTGGTACTAGTCCTGTGTTGATGGCACCTTATATAATGTTTGCGTCAAATCTGAGTGAGTTGGAGAAACAGTTAGAGAATTTGGTTGAAAAGAAGTTTGTTTGA
- the LOC127128374 gene encoding uncharacterized protein LOC127128374, producing MAYNAEPYPYTSRRRDESDFNLREWSVKGRISRENNHSNSRRFSGSYMRSFREDSRSQRSNLTISSTTSSPGYPFKDEIDPSTYSFTTALKALQARVSYNSWECLSPEGFALNSKWNEAEKYICNPLSGEVPMECLSAKTLSGRSFRNSTNRITMSAPLVYSSRHVQMKPSIYTHDDVSLQFPIPEKKKEGMTRDVGTQSTTPYLSSSSPSPTSTPSIIERSKTRVVDSPNSNSNAKTKSEEEVEVKDNYETWETTSEKNEWRKKQEKQLCKQIGCFSWMMMKKKRHRESNKDDKERTTSFSLITSKGC from the exons ATGGCCTACAATGCTGAGCCATATCCCTATACTTCAAGGAGAAGAGATGAATCAGATTTCAATCTGAGAGAATGGTCAGTGAAAGGTAGAATCAGTAGAGAGAACAACCATTCCAATTCTAGAAGGTTTTCGGGTTCTTATATGAGAAGCTTTAGAGAAGATTCAAGGTCTCAAAGATCAAATTTAACTATTTCTAGTACTACTTCTTCACCTGGTTACCCTTTTAAAG ATGAAATTGATCCTTCGACATATTCTTTCACCACGGCTCTTAAAG CATTGCAAGCAAGGGTAAGCTATAACAGTTGGGAGTGTTTATCACCAGAAGGGTTTGCTTTGAATTCAAAATGGAATGAAGCAGAAAAATATATATGCAATCCACTTTCTGGAGAGGTTCCAATGGAATGTTTATCAGCAAAAACTCTTAGTGGAAGATCCTTTAGAAACTCAACAAACCGAATCACAATGTCTGCTCCTCTTGTTTATTCTTCAAGACATGTTCAAATGAAACCATCAATTTACACACATGATGATGTTTCTCTTCAATTTCCAATTCCAG aaaagaagaaagagggaATGACAAGAGATGTGGGGACTCAAAGCACAACTCCTTATCTAAGTTCAAGTAGTCCTAGCCCTACTTCAACTCCATCTATCATAGAGAGGTCAAAAACTAGAGTTGTAGAttcaccaaattcaaattcaaatgcTAAAACAAAATCAGAAGAAGAG GTTGAGGTGAAAGATAATTATGAAACATGGGAGACAACAAGTGAAAAGAATGAGTGGAGAAAGAAACAAGAGAAGCAACTTTGCAAGCAAATAGGATGCTTTTCATGGatgatgatgaaaaagaaaagaCATAGAGAAAGTAATAAAGATGATAAAGAAAGAACAACATCTTTTTCACTCATCACTTCAAAGGGTTGCTAA
- the LOC127128375 gene encoding ABC transporter F family member 4, with translation MGKKKTDDAGASTKAKASSKDVSKKEKMSVSALLASMDEKPDKPKKASSSSNKQKAKPAPKASTYTDGIDLPPSSDDESEEELEQKHRPDVKPLEVSIAEKELKKREKKDVLAAHQAEQARKEALRDDHDAFTVVIGSRASVLDGDDGADANVKDITIENFSVSARGKELLKNASVKISHGKRYGLVGPNGMGKSTLLKLLAWRKIPVPKNIDVLLVEQEVVGDDKTALEAVVSANAELVKVRQEVADLQNAASGEGVDKDVTNEDGDAGDKLAELYDQLQLMGSDAAESQASKILAGLGFTKDMQGRPTKSFSGGWRMRISLARALFVQPTLLLLDEPTNHLDLRAVLWLEEYLCRWKKTLVVVSHDRDFLNTVCSEIIHLHDFKLHFYRGNFDAFESGYEQRRREVNKKYEIYDKQLKAARRTGNKAQQDKVKDRAKFAAAKQASKSKSKGKVDEDETQVEAPHKWRDYSVEFHFPEPTELTPPLLQLIEVSFSYPNRADFRLSNVDVGIDMGTRVAIVGPNGAGKSTLLNLLAGDLDPSEGEGEVRRSQKLRIGRYSQHFVDLLTMDETPVQYLLRLHPDQEGLSKQEAVRAKLGKFGLPSHNHLTPIVKLSGGQKSRVVFTSISMSKPHILLLDEPTNHLDMQSIDALADALDEFTGGVVLVSHDSRLISRVCDDEEKSQIWVVEDGTVRKFPGTFDEYKEDLLKEIKAEVDD, from the coding sequence ATGGGAAAGAAAAAGACAGATGATGCAGGTGCATCTACAAAGGCTAAAGCAAGTAGTAAAGATGTTTCTAAGAAGGAAAAAATGTCCGTCTCTGCTTTGTTGGCAAGTATGGATGAAAAACCCGATAAACCTAAAAAAGCATCTTCTTCCTCGAATAAGCAGAAGGCAAAACCTGCTCCAAAAGCTTCTACATACACTGATGGTATTGATCTTCCTCCCTCCTCTGATGATGAATCCGAAGAGGAGTTAGAGCAAAAGCATAGGCCTGATGTGAAGCCACTTGAGGTGTCTATTGCTGAAAAGGAGTTGAAAAAGCGTGAAAAGAAAGATGTTTTAGCTGCCCATCAGGCTGAACAGGCAAGGAAAGAAGCTCTTAGGGATGATCATGATGCTTTCACTGTTGTCATTGGAAGTCGGGCTTCAGTGCTTGATGGAGATGATGGTGCCGATGCTAATGTTAAAGATATTACGATAGAAAATTTTTCAGTGTCTGCTCGGGGTAAAGAACTTCTGAAGAATGCATCGGTGAAGATATCTCATGGAAAGCGGTATGGTTTAGTTGGGCCGAATGGAATGGGCAAGTCAACACTTTTGAAGCTTCTTGCTTGGAGGAAGATACCCGTACCTAAGAATATTGATGTCCTTCTGGTTGAGCAGGAGGTAGTTGGTGATGATAAAACAGCGCTTGAAGCCGTCGTTTCAGCTAATGCTGAACTTGTTAAAGTTCGACAAGAAGTTGCTGATCTACAGAATGCAGCTTCTGGTGAAGGCGTGGATAAAGATGTTACTAATGAGGATGGGGATGCGGGAGACAAGCTAGCAGAGCTATATGATCAATTACAACTGATGGGGTCTGATGCTGCTGAATCCCAAGCGTCAAAGATTTTAGCCGGGCTGGGTTTTACTAAGGATATGCAGGGCCGTCCTACAAAATCCTTTAGTGGTGGCTGGAGGATGAGAATTTCTTTAGCTCGAGCACTTTTCGTACAACCCACTTTATTATTGCTCGATGAACCCACTAATCATCTTGACCTGAGAGCTGTTCTCTGGTTGGAAGAGTACTTGTGTCGTTGGAAGAAAACTTTGGTGGTTGTATCGCACGACAGAGATTTCCTCAATACTGTATGCTCTGAAATTATTCACCTGCATGATTTCAAACTTCATTTCTATCGTGGAAATTTTGATGCTTTTGAAAGTGGGTACGAGCAGCGCCGTAGAGAGGTGAATAAGAAGTACGAGATTTATGACAAGCAATTGAAAGCAGCTAGAAGGACTGGAAACAAGGCTCAACAAGATAAGGTCAAGGATCGAGCTAAGTTTGCAGCTGCCAAGCAAGCATCGAAAAGCAAAAGTAAGGGAAAGGTTGATGAGGATGAGACACAGGTAGAGGCACCACACAAGTGGAGGGACTACAGCGTGGAGTTCCACTTTCCTGAACCTACTGAGCTCACACCTCCTCTTCTGCAGCTTATTGAGGTGAGCTTCAGCTACCCCAACCGAGCGGATTTCAGACTCTCAAATGTTGATGTTGGCATTGATATGGGGACCCGAGTTGCCATTGTTGGGCCTAATGGAGCTGGAAAATCTACACTGCTAAATCTTTTAGCCGGTGATTTGGATCCAAGTGAAGGTGAAGGTGAAGTTCGAAGGAGTCAGAAGTTAAGGATAGGGAGATATTCTCAACATTTTGTGGACCTACTGACGATGGATGAAACACCTGTTCAGTACCTTCTTCGTCTCCACCCAGACCAGGAGGGACTCAGTAAGCAGGAGGCTGTCCGGGCAAAACTTGGTAAATTTGGGCTACCTAGTCATAACCATCTTACACCCATTGTCAAACTATCAGGAGGGCAGAAATCTCGAGTTGTTTTCACGTCGATATCCATGTCAAAACCTCACATTTTATTGTTAGATGAACCCACAAATCATCTGGATATGCAAAGTATTGATGCATTGGCCGATGCCCTTGATGAATTCACAGGTGGAGTTGTTCTTGTTAGTCACGATTCTAGATTGATATCACGTGTTTGTGATGATGAAGAAAAGAGTCAAATATGGGTTGTTGAGGATGGCACTGTCAGAAAATTCCCTGGAACATTTGATGAGTACAAAGAAGATTTGCTGAAGGAGATTAAAGCTGAAGTTGATGACTGA